The Caldisericia bacterium nucleotide sequence ATAAACAGGAGAGAAAAAGAAGGTATGAAGAGGCGCTTGAGAGACTTAAGAAAGAGATAGAGCAGGAGGTAAGTCTCACCATCTCAATGCCGAAGTTTCTTGGTGCAGTAATTGTAAGACCAACCCATTCAAAGGACATGGTAAGTGATAAGGAGATAGAGAAGATAGGGATGAAAATAGCAATGGAGTATGAAAAAAGAAATGGAAGAGTGCCTGAGGATGTATCCAGAGAGAACCTTGGATTTGATATAAGATCTAAAGATGGTGAGAAGGTAAGATACATAGAGGTTAAGGCAAGGGCAGGGGAAGGTCCAGTTGTTCTTACCACCAATGAATGGCTCAAGGCTAAAAGATTCAGAGAAGATTACTGGCTCTATGTGATTTCCAACGCTTCCACAAAACCAGAGCTTTACATAATTAGGAATCCTTACAAGAATTTGAAAGTCAAGGAAAAACTTGAAGTTGTAAGATTTATTGTGCCTTGGGAGGAGTGGAAGAGTAAAGGAGCAAGAGCATAAATCCCATTTCAGGAGGAGATGGTGAAGAAAAAAAGGTTTATTGAAGAAACCTTTCCAGTAAAAGAGGTAAGTAAAATATCTGCAAAGGAAAAGAACATAAGGCATGGACACATTTCCACACTTCACATATGGTGGGCAAGAAGACCTCTTGCAAGTTCAAGGGGAACATCCTACGCCGCTTTAATTCCTGCGCCAGAAACTGACGAGGAGCGGAATGAAAAAAAGAAATTTATAATAGAGCTTTCCAAATGGGAGAATTCTTTAAATAAAAAAGTCATAGAGAGAGCAAGAGGGGAGATTTTAAGTGCAAATGGAGGGAAACCACCAAGAGTTCTTGATCCCTTTTCAGGTGGTGGTTCAATTCCTCTTGAGGCATTAAGACTTGGATGTGAAACTCACGCAGTTGAATACAATCCAGTTGCCACTTTAATATTAAAGTGCACTCTTGAGTATCCTCAGAAGTATGGGAAAAAAGAGAAAAAAGAGGTTTCTGGAGTTTTTGATGAAGATTTAGATAATTCTTTACTTGAGGATGTAAAAAAGTGGGGAGAATGGGTTCTTAATGAGGCAAAAAAGGAGATTGGAAGATTTTATCCACATGATGAAGATGGAAGTATTCCTGTTGGATATATATGGGCAAGGACCATACCATGTCAAAATCCATCTTGTGGGGCTGAAATCCCTTTAATGAGGCAATTCTGGCTTGCAAAGAAAAATAACAAGAAAGTTGCATTAAAACCCTATGTGAAAGATAAGAAAGTTGAGTTTAAGATTGTTGGTCAGGGAAATGATTTTCCAGACGATTTTGACGCGGGAAAAGGAACTGTAAAGAGAGCCATTGCAGTCTGTCCTGTCTGTGGTTCTGTTGTGGATGCAGATACAACGCGAAAGTTGTTTCAGGAAGGAAAAAGCAGTCAGAGACTCATTGCAGTTGTTCTTCACAATCCCAGAGCAAGGGGAAAATATTATAGACTGGCAACAGATAAAGACATGAAAGTTTTTATGGAGGCTGAGAAGTATCTTGAGGAGAAGAGGAAAAAATTAATGGATAAGTGGGGAATTGACCCTGTTCCAGATGAGAGAATGAACGAGGAAGACCCTACGACAGTTGCAGGTAGAGGATATGGATTTAAAAAATGGGGTGATCTTTTCAACTCCCGGCAGAAGCTTGCACTCATAACCTTCACCGAAAAGGTAAGAATGGCATACAAAAAGATGATTGAAGAAG carries:
- a CDS encoding DUF1156 domain-containing protein, with amino-acid sequence MVKKKRFIEETFPVKEVSKISAKEKNIRHGHISTLHIWWARRPLASSRGTSYAALIPAPETDEERNEKKKFIIELSKWENSLNKKVIERARGEILSANGGKPPRVLDPFSGGGSIPLEALRLGCETHAVEYNPVATLILKCTLEYPQKYGKKEKKEVSGVFDEDLDNSLLEDVKKWGEWVLNEAKKEIGRFYPHDEDGSIPVGYIWARTIPCQNPSCGAEIPLMRQFWLAKKNNKKVALKPYVKDKKVEFKIVGQGNDFPDDFDAGKGTVKRAIAVCPVCGSVVDADTTRKLFQEGKSSQRLIAVVLHNPRARGKYYRLATDKDMKVFMEAEKYLEEKRKKLMDKWGIDPVPDERMNEEDPTTVAGRGYGFKKWGDLFNSRQKLALITFTEKVRMAYKKMIEEGYDKEYAKAVASYLGLGLNRLATYLANLVRWRGDALSFERIFDR